The Hypomesus transpacificus isolate Combined female unplaced genomic scaffold, fHypTra1 scaffold_487, whole genome shotgun sequence region cacacactcaacctcAGACTAGTCTAGTCCTAGACCAGGTTTAAACTGGGTCCCGTAGAGTTGAATTTAAAGTCTGTACTGACCCAGGGGCAGTAGGCTTCCTGTCCACATGCGTCCTGCTTGGATCACATTCCTCAgatgctctcctcctcttcacctacACATGGTTAACAATCACAGTTCTTCATACACTATGAGGTACAAGCAACAATTTgccccaaaacaacaacaactcaaAACCATACCCCAATCATTTTCACGTttcacaaaaaagaaaagaaaaaagacaacaaaaagaaaaaaaatcacctctattcttttttttttttttacaaatcagTACAGTTCCTGGTCCCTGGTCACAAAACAAACCCCAGTTTCTATTTCTACAGTCCTGCGTGCTGGAGCCAGATGTCTAGCAGGCCCACATGAGTCAATAGTAACATGATCTGTGCGTGCGCGTCACAAACTCCAGACTGTGTGTGCGCTGCCCTAGAACAATCCTCTGGTCATTTCTTAACACTGAGTATAGTCATCTGTAGACACTCTCCTCTCAGGGCGACCAGCTCAGTCTTGTACGTGCTCGGCTTCCCCTCCCTGCCCGCCACGCCGTACGCCACCGTCTGCTTCTTGGCTGACAGCGGCGTTTCCAAGGTGACCGAGCCGGCGGTAAGAGCGTCGGCGGGCGGCGCGCCCCCGCCGCGGTGGAAGCACGAGAGCAGCGAGGAGAGCGCGCGGCCCACGTCGTTCCTCGCCCCCTCGTTGACGAAGCAGTACAGGATGGGGTCGGCCACGCAGTTGAGGCTGGTCATCGCCAGCGCCACGTGGTACGCGGCGAACAGGTCCTCCTCGGCGCCGCAGTCGCACGGCTTCCTGAGGAACAGGATGCTCCGCCACAGGAGCAGGAAGTGGTAGGGCCCGAAACACAGCAGCACGATGAGGATCAGGCTGAGGGCCAGACGCTTGATCTTGGCCTTCTCCTGGCGCTCCGTCGACACGTTCCCCCTCACCGCCCGCAGGATCCCGCGGTACGCCGCCAGCATGGCCGCCCACGGCGCCAGGAACCCCAGGAAGGTGCGGTAGAGGTTCATGCCCGCCACCCAGTCCTGCATGGGGTACTTCTCGAAGCAGAAGGTGTGGTTGAAGCGGTCCTGGAACAGCTCGTCGTGGAAGAGCGGGGCGGAGTTGGCCACCACCTCGATGACCCACACCACGGCGCTGACCAGCAGGGCCGTCTTGACCCGGCGGACCTTGGCGAAGCGGAGCGGGTGAGCCACGGCCAGGTAGCGGTCCAGGGAGATGCAGCACAGGAAGGCGATGCTGACGTAGATGTTGGTGTAGAAGATGAAGCCGAACAGCTTGCAGGACTCCTGCCCGTGGATCCAGTCGTCGTGCTGCAGGAAGTAGTCGATCCACAGAGGCAGGGTGAAGATGTAGAGGAGGTCGGCGATGGAGAGGTTGATCAGGTAGATGCCCAGCTCGTTCCTCTGCCTCACcttggggggtaggggggggaggaggagagggggggggaggggggaggaagagggagggggttgcaacggaggaggaggggggaggagagggggggagagggaggggtggggtgaagAAAGGCGGGGGAGAGTTATTTTGTTTTGGTCTTCCACCATAATATTGTATAATAAGTGTAACTGTACACCAACTGACATATAGGCAGACGGAGTGATGCAGGCAGATCAGCCGACAGATAACAAACTGACAAGCTAGGGTAGCAGACCAGGAgatacaacacaaacacacacacacactaagacacaaacaaaacaaacacacacacctgcaggtagGCGGCCCACAATGCCATGCAGTTGGCGGGCAGTCCGAGCACGATGACGATGATATAGAGCGTGGGCTGGAAGTACTGGTCGATCTTGGAGTCCACATTGCAGAAGGTAATGTTGCACATGGTGCCGGcccgtctctcctctcagctcacGGTCTCGCACCTGGGGCGGGGCTTGTTCCAGCGACAGCAGCTCTCCCTGAGGTACATGGTTGTGTTGGCTCGGGGCTTAGGCAGGCGCTCCAGGGAGCAGCCCTGGGGAGCCGAGCGGACGATAGGAGCAAGAGGACATGGCCGGTGTCTACCCGCGAGGCTCAGAGGATATGAAGACTCGCCTCTTCAAAAACACTGATGTTTTCGCCCCTAGTGGGCCTCTGGTGTCGGACGCCCCTCTCCCATTCCACGCTGGCGTTGCCCCACCTCTCTGGACcagggaacagaggaggaggggaggaggtgaaatGGAAGCTGCCTTATCGACAGAGGGCCAGGCCTCCACCCTAGAAGCAGGGCCTCATCAATCTTTGAGAGATTATCGTCCGCTCTCTGTGACCATGGCTCTCTGTGGCCAgggctctctctgtgtgcgcgtgtgtgagcgtatgtgtgtgtgcgtgtgtatgtgtgtgtgtatatgtgtgtgtgtgtgtgtgaggactgtgCTCAGTGGGTCGCAGAGCTCTCGAAGGATCCAGCAACACCGCACACCTCCTCCAAGATAGTCACAGCAAAGCCCTGGTCCACACACAATCTGTTAGCTCAGATCCCAGCAACACTGCacatctgaggagaggaggagaggaggagaggaagggaggattgAGAGGGGGAAGATAGAGAGGGGTGATGAGGAGGGTGGACAGGGGTGGAAgatagagagggtggagagaaggggggagagaaggggggttgAGTCAGCGGGAagatagagagatgagagaggagggagatagagggaggtgGTAATGCAAACGGGGGGAGTTAGAGTGAGTGGGGGGGagaaggcggggggggggtgtggagaagggaagaagagggaaagggagacaaggagcggaagagggagagaggaggggagagagagagggatgaggacacagagagagattgttACAGTAGTCGTCCAAACATGCACAGGCACTTCATCGGTTTGATGCCTGTTTTCAGTCTGCGTGTCTTTGATGACGGGTCCTTCAGTTACGAccacaaatatttcagacatcAGCCTTTCCTTTGTCCTGCCCACTTAGCTTTGATTGTCTCTAGTTCCCCTCTTGTTAACGGTGCTTCACTGGGATCGTCACATTCACACGTCTCTCAAGTTTCACCATATCAGCTTCCTAAGTTATTTGTGGTGGGTCTTCTCTGGACTTccgaccccaccccaccccccccaacccttaccccccaaaccccctcccccccaaaacccctcccccccacccccacccccccaaccccctcccccccacccctcctcccgctCCTCCCTTCCGAGGTGTTTCTGCTTGTGCGAGGAGTTCAGGGGTTTGTTGTTGTGTCTCTTATGGCTGTCTTGCCAGACTTCTCCTCGCTGTTTTAAGTACTCTTTAATTATAGATTCACAGAATGATATACAATCACACTCACCAAAATTGTAAAACTGTTCGTTCCTTGTGGAAACTCCAGCAATGCTCCACACACATAAATAGACAAATCCTGTTTAATCCACCTATCAGGATTAAGATAAACTATTTTGAATTACGAGATTCATGAACAAAATGGCATAATTCACTGATCATTCATTCAGTGATAAAGTAGGCTGGAAATAGCTGACCAAAACCAGATCCAGAGGTAGGACCAGAGCCAGGATCCAGACCAGAGCCAGGACCAGAACAAGCACCAGGACCAGAACAAGCACtaggaccagaaccaggaccaaaATCAGGTTCAGGTCGGGTCAGTTAAAACTCTTTTCCCACTGACAGGATTCCACTCCAGACTTTCTCTTGGCTCGGGCATCGGTGCTTTTCTTGGTATGTCGTGTTTCCTCCACCCAGGGGGATTTGAGGACTTGCGGCAATCAGCGAAGAGCAACCCACTGACGTCACCAGAGACACAACCAATGACTCTCTCTGAGTTCACTTAACACCAAGGCTAACAACAGAGACCAACAATGTGAGGatcacagagatgagaagaaaagcTGAGATGGAAGAACAAACAGATGTCATGTCCTGCTCCCTGGAGATCTCCCAAGATGGACAGAGATCCTCCGCGGCCGACCGTGGGGTGATCGAGTTTAATCAAAAGGAGAGTTTGCGTCGCAAaagcaaacaaaacacaagTCTGCATTCTCGTCTTTATAAGAACAACTCTGCAGGCAAAACACACTTCCCCTTCCATCCTACGTCACGACGCCATCGCCAAAccccgagcacacacacacacacaaaggcctaCAAACCTCACCAGCACCCCAGATCAGAGTGGACTCACCCAAGTAAGCACCCTGACCTGAACCTCTTTGTTTCTCGTCCTGGTGGAGAAACGCACACACGTGAGACTCTGGGGCCCAGACAAGGGGCGTGGACATGAGGCCAGGGGGATTAGAAGTACCGGCTTCCAGCCAGGCCGGTCACTCTGCACGGTGACCTTGTCTAGGGGAACACTCCACCTAATAAACAGCACAGCCCATAAACTGGGTCAATGaccagctagctactgtagctacagtacagctaCAATCTCCATCTACTGGAGCTACAGCAGCCACAGGAGGGTGTCCTGGTGGTGGCACGCTGTAGAAATATCACTGCTTTCTTACGACTTTGTCTGTCGAATTTGGCGGGCGTGTAGACCTACATATcggtggtgaggtgtgtgtgtgtgtgtgtatacgtagcTGTAGTAAGACTGAGACTTTTGGGCTGTGCTAGCACAGCTATGTTCTTGATTCCAGAACATATCAGCACCACCAGCATCAGTCTCCCACGCACTCTCAATGTTCCGGGAAGGCTTTACCCCACAGTATGTAACTGTCACTGCCTTCGCCCTGGCAACAGTGGCCTACATTATCAAGCCTGGCTGTCTGTTTCcatccctggaggaggaggaggaggaggggggggggggggcagcgaaGGGGAGAAgcggagggggggcaggaggaggataaGGAACAAATGAGAGGTGCTGCAAGATGTTGATAAGCTAAACGCCAGAGAGGCATGCTGGGAGTGCGTGGTGTAGGTATCCCATAACCCTATAGAAACACACGAACACCGAAGCAGTAGTCTACATTTCCACACGGGAACGGAACTATTCGCAACGACAGAACCCCTGCTGAAGGCCTCTAGAACCTTCGCGTTGAACGGAAGAAATAGAATGTGTCGTTGGAACGTTCTATCGTTACAAATCTTTCAACGTGCAACACATTTAGGTACAGTTCAGCTCCAGGGTGAAGGCCGTGCCTGCACGTGAGCAGTAAAGTGACGTGAAGAATGTGGTCCGTGCTCACCGACACCGCTCGATGCTTATCAATGAGTGTTTGCACGAGACGGACAGGACTCCCTACGTTGTCATGTCAACACATGTTAAAACACTGACATACCATACTCACACTCACCCCCAAGACACGCGTGACCCTACTGGGCACACTGACAGGATTCACGGTGGATCGCACACACGCGTAGCTCAA contains the following coding sequences:
- the gpr4 gene encoding G-protein coupled receptor 4, with translation MCNITFCNVDSKIDQYFQPTLYIIVIVLGLPANCMALWAAYLQVRQRNELGIYLINLSIADLLYIFTLPLWIDYFLQHDDWIHGQESCKLFGFIFYTNIYVSIAFLCCISLDRYLAVAHPLRFAKVRRVKTALLVSAVVWVIEVVANSAPLFHDELFQDRFNHTFCFEKYPMQDWVAGMNLYRTFLGFLAPWAAMLAAYRGILRAVRGNVSTERQEKAKIKRLALSLILIVLLCFGPYHFLLLWRSILFLRKPCDCGAEEDLFAAYHVALAMTSLNCVADPILYCFVNEGARNDVGRALSSLLSCFHRGGGAPPADALTAGSVTLETPLSAKKQTVAYGVAGREGKPSTYKTELVALRGECLQMTILSVKK